GCTCCGCGAGCGAATCGTTCCCCGCCTCGGAAGTGCCCACAGCGGCCCACTCGCAGTATCCCCAATAGATGGGTGAATAGTGCGAGCAAGAAATCACGACTGACGAGAATAGAATGAAGAGGAGCTTTCTCATCGGATTTGCATGATAACGGTGGCTTCAGCCGCGACGCGCCTGGCGCGGCGCTTGCTTTTCCCATCCGACCTGATTTCTATTCGAGCAAGCAAACACCATGACAGGCGCGAACTCGGCTATGAGCTCGTGCTGGCAAGCCCCTTGATTAGGACTGTAAGCCTAATTCAGCGGCGGCGAGGAGCAGTGCTTTGTCGAGTGTCCACAGCTTGCAGCCAGTCAATTGCGCCGACGCAAGCAGGCTTACATCTGTCCAGCCAAGTCCTCGACCAAAGAGTCTTCTGGCCTCGACGAAGCGTGCAATCTCATCGAAGGTGACCTTTTGCGCCTCAGGAAGTGCGAATAGCAGCCCCAGAATTTCCGCTCGGTTCCGCAGATTGCCGCACATA
This genomic interval from Candidatus Delongbacteria bacterium contains the following:
- a CDS encoding type II toxin-antitoxin system VapC family toxin — translated: MILADTSIWIDHFRRGNPQLATLLDAGQILQHQLVLGELMCGNLRNRAEILGLLFALPEAQKVTFDEIARFVEARRLFGRGLGWTDVSLLASAQLTGCKLWTLDKALLLAAAELGLQS